The Apium graveolens cultivar Ventura chromosome 11, ASM990537v1, whole genome shotgun sequence genome has a window encoding:
- the LOC141697021 gene encoding heterogeneous nuclear ribonucleoprotein 1-like codes for MQSDLGKLFIGGISWDTDEERLKEYFSSFGEVLEAVIMKDRTTGRARGFGFIVFADPVVADRVIKEKHNIDGRLVEAKKAVPKDDHSSVISRNSGSIQGSPGPVRTRKIFVGGLASTVTETDFRSYFEQFGTVTDVVVMYDHNTQRPRGFGFITYDSEDSVDNVLLRTFHELNGKMVEVKRAVPKELSPSPSRSPLGSYNYGLSRISSVLNGYNQGYSPNAVGGLGIRMDGRFSPITAGRTGFAPFGSGYGMNLNLGMNPNYGGNVNLSNSVSYGREMNPYYNSNRFNNPTGFDGGNLGNTASLFNSQPRNLWGNGGLDYGTNPTNSSGYVGSGTGSIGARNLGINGLNWDSSPLSPQAQGGRNVSSQGGILGYGGIDGSYNLGAGAYGRNSISTGARMSSHSLSNGGYDATFGDIYSSRPVYGDSTWQSANSEQEESGAFSYGLGDGASDAQIKSAPGYVEGYGVPRRQTNRGITG; via the exons ATGCAGTCTGATCTTGGAAAGTTATTTATTGGTGGAATCTCGTGGGACACTGATGAGGAGCGTCTCAAAGAGTATTTCAGTAGTTTTGGTGAGGTGCTGGAAGCTGTGATCATGAAAGATCGAACGACTGGCCGAGCTCGTGGTTTTGGCTTTATTGTATTTGCAGACCCTGTTGTTGCTGATAGAGTGATCAAGGAGAAGCACAATATTGATGGCCGACTG GTTGAAGCAAAAAAAGCTGTTCCTAAGGATGACCATAGTAGCGTAATTAGTAGAAACAGTGGTAGCATTCAGGGATCTCCTGGTCCAGTTCGCACTAGAAAAATATTTGTTGGTGGTTTAGCTTCTACAGTTACAGAAACTGACTTCAGAAGTTATTTTGAGCAATTTGGGACTGTCACTGACGTTGTGGTGATGTATGATCACAACACTCAGAGACCAAGAGGATTTGGATTTATCACTTATGATTCAGAGGATTCGGTGGACAATGTGTTGCTAAGAACTTTTCATGAGCTCAATGGTAAAATGGTAGAGGTCAAACGTGCCGTCCCGAAAGAGCTCTCTCCTAGTCCTAGCCGAAGTCCACTTGGGAGTTACAACTATGGCTTGAGTAGAATCAGCAGTGTCCTAAATGGATACAATCAGGGATACTCACCTAATGCGGTAGGAGGGTTGGGTATCAGGATGGATGGCAGGTTTAGTCCAATTACGGCTGGAAGAACTGGATTTGCTCCTTTTGGTTCGGGCTATGGAATGAACTTGAATTTAGGAATGAACCCAAATTATGGAGGAAATGTAAATCTGAGCAACTCTGTTAGCTATGGAAGGGAAATGAATCCTTATTACAATTCAAACAGATTTAATAATCCTACGGGTTTTGATGGTGGTAATTTGGGAAACACTGCTTCTTTATTTAATTCTCAACCTCGAAATTTGTGGGGTAATGGAGGGCTTGATTATGGAACTAATCCTACAAACTCAAGTGGGTATGTGGGATCCGGAACCGGTAGCATTGGAGCTAGAAATTTGGGTATCAATGGACTCAACTGGGATTCTTCTCCTCTTTCACCGCAGGCTCAAGGGGGAAGAAATGTATCTAGCCAGGGTGGTATTTTAGGCTACGGAGGAATTGATGGCAGTTACAATTTGGGTGCTGGAGCATATGGAAGAAATAGTATTAGTACTGGTGCTCGCATGTCATCTCATTCCTTGTCAAACGGTGGTTATGATGCAACTTTTGGAGATATCTATAGTAGTCGCCCAGTATACGGGGATAGCACCTGGCAGTCAGCAAATTCTGAGCAAGAGGAATCTGGAGCTTTTAGTTATGGGCTTGGTGATGGAGCTAGTGATGCTCAGATTAAAAGTGCTCCCGGTTATGTTGAAGGTTACGGGGTTCCCAGGAGACAGACTAACAGAG GAATTACCGGCTAG
- the LOC141698687 gene encoding cytochrome b561 and DOMON domain-containing protein At2g04850, with product MLKLTLSLKPIFTPTTLLPPLTTNMLPYFWFLLSFNLLSKVSAHCTTSTATKTFEKCTTLPSQDASIAWTFHPHNATLDLVFFGSFISPSGWVAWGINPDSPGMTGTRALIAFPDPNSGQVVLLPYILDPNVKLQKSQLLSRPLDIHLLSSSATLYGGRLATIHRGAAIQIHATFKLVANKTKIHYVWNRGLYVQGYSPTIHPTTNSDLSSVTTIDVMSGTAETTHSNIHTLKMVHGVLNAISWGVLLPVGVVVARYLRHFQSLGPAWFYFHAGVQLLAILLGTTGFAIGIRLGQMSSGTVYGLHRKLGISAFCLGSLQTLALLFRPKTTNKYRKYWKSYHHFVGYACVVLGVVNVFQGFEVMGEGRSYAKLSYCLSLSTLIGICIALEVNAWVIFCRKAEEDKLRREGLIVGSEKASTISHNFIH from the coding sequence ATGTTAaaactcactctctctctcaaACCTATTTTTACACCAACTACTCTTCTTCCACCACTAACAACCAATATGCTTCCCTACTTCTGGTTCCTGCTTTCCTTCAACCTCCTCTCGAAAGTTTCCGCCCACTGCACCACCTCCACCGCAACCAAAACTTTCGAGAAATGCACTACATTACCCTCTCAAGACGCCTCCATAGCATGGACATTTCATCCTCATAATGCCACCCTTGACCTTGTCTTTTTTGGCTCTTTCATTTCTCCCTCCGGTTGGGTTGCATGGGGAATTAACCCTGATTCTCCTGGAATGACAGGAACACGTGCACTAATAGCCTTCCCAGATCCTAACTCTGGCCAAGTAGTCTTACTACCTTACATTTTAGACCCTAATGTCAAACTCCAGAAGAGCCAACTTCTCTCTCGTCCCCTAGACATCCACCTCCTCTCTTCCTCCGCCACCTTGTATGGCGGACGGTTAGCCACTATCCACCGTGGTGCAGCCATTCAGATTCATGCCACGTTTAAACTTGTTGCAAATAAAACCAAGATACATTATGTTTGGAACAGAGGCCTTTATGTCCAAGGCTACTCACCAACTATTCATCCCACCACAAATAGCGACCTTTCTTCAGTCACTACTATAGACGTCATGTCCGGCACAGCAGAAACCACTCATAGCAACATCCATACTCTAAAGATGGTTCACGGTGTCCTAAATGCCATCTCATGGGGAGTTCTACTCCCCGTGGGCGTAGTCGTCGCACGCTATTTAAGGCACTTTCAATCATTAGGGCCGGCATGGTTTTACTTCCACGCAGGCGTACAACTTTTAGCAATATTGCTAGGAACCACCGGATTTGCCATTGGGATCCGGCTAGGACAAATGTCATCCGGTACAGTGTATGGACTTCACCGGAAGCTAGGGATTTCGGCATTTTGTTTAGGGAGTTTGCAGACGCTAGCATTGTTGTTTAGGCCTAAAACAACAAACAAGTATAGGAAGTACTGGAAATCTTATCACCATTTTGTAGGGTATGCATGTGTGGTTTTAGGGGTTGTGAATGTATTTCAAGGATTTGAAGTGATGGGGGAGGGGAGGTCATACGCGAAATTGAGCTATTGCTTGTCGCTATCGACATTGATTGGGATCTGTATAGCTCTTGAAGTGAACGCATGGGTAATTTTTTGTAGAAAAGCAGAGGAAGATAAGCTGAGAAGAGAAGGATTGATTGTGGGATCTGAAAAGGCTAGTACCATAAGCCATAATTTCATACATTAA